GTCGGTATAGGTCGTCTGGTCGAGGTCCGGCCACTCCACGGCGTCGAGTTCATCCGTCTGGGAGTTGAGGTCGAAGGTCCAGACCCTGCCCAAAGGGTCCTCGACGGAGGTGAAGTTGTTATTCTGATCGAGCGAGATCGTGAGGCTGCGCCCGCTGGGGCCGGTGACCTCGGTGACGTAGTTGTACTGGTTGAGCGTCAGGGTGACCGTGTTGCCGTTGCGGTCCTCGATCTCCTGGCAGAACCCGTCGCCGTTGAACCGGTACTCGGTCTGGTCCTTTTGGGTCAGGGTCCAGGTGCCGTCGGTGTGCTTGACGAGCTTATCGTAGATGCCCGCGGGCGGGTCGTAGTCGGTGTCGAAAGCCGCCGAAGGGAAAGCGAGCGAGGCAAAGAGCTTCGAAAGGTCCCAAACCTCTCCGCCTCCCCCGCCCATCGACTGCGAGAACGGGATCGCCGTGCCGTCGCCCCAGTGAACGATCGCGGTGCCCATGGACTCGTAGATGTAGATGTCATAGGTCCAGGTCCAGCCGTGGCCGAGTTCGTCGTTGTAGTCCGACTGGCTGTTGTGAAACAGCGTGAAATCCACGGCCATGCCGCCCCGGTCCTCCCAGGACACCAGGGGAACCCGGGTGAGCTTGTTGCCGTTGCCGCTGTTGACCTGTCCGCCGGGGGAGTTGACCTGTCCCTCCCAGGGCAATCCCGCTCCTGGGGCCTCTTCGCAGGCGAGCGTGTGGGTGGGAGGCGGTAGCGCGCCGCTTGTGGAGGCCAGGAGCCTTGCCATGCGGCTCTGCGCTGCGGCGGCCTTGGTGCGGGCGTTCCAGAGCCCCCCGCGAGTGGCCGGATCGCGGCTGGGGTTCACCCCCCGGTAGGCAGGGAGTGGCCGGTCGGTGAAAGGACCCACCCTGCCTTGAAACGCGCGCTGTGCAAAATCCGCCGCCGCCAGAAGAGCGCCGTTGAACCCGGCCGAGCCCGAACTGTAGGCAAGGCTCAAAACGAGCGTGATCGAGACGAGCCTGCCGAAAACCCCCTTCCGCGCACGCCCCCTCATGCCCTTACTTATACAACACATTCCGCCAAACGTCAAGACCAAAGTTGGGAGCGCTTTTTTGGGGGAGTGCCTCTTGTGATCCCGGCAAGAACGCCATGCAGTAGTCGCTCGGAGAGCCTGTGTCGGTGTGTTTCAGTCCGTCGGGCGGCCGGGAAGGGGGCGCTAGGCGTTGTCCTTTGTTGTGATTTGGAGGCCCTTTGGACCGAGGACCAGCGTAGCGATGGGATCGAGAAGCATGCCTTTACAAGAAGTCGAGGATAGGATCTCGCGGTCTTTCAGGTCGCTACGGGAGGTCGCAGAATCTTCGCCCCCTCACTTGGGCGAGGATAGGAGGTAATCGAGCACGTCGTTCGCGGAGTACGAATCTCTGCCGGGCGGGAGGAGCAAGTGAACGTTCACCACATCGTCGCCGCTTGTGACGATCGCGGGCTCGGCCACCCCTTTGCGAACCTGGCCCATGCCAACCGTCGCGATCAAGCCGTTGCAGATGCACTTTCGGCCGACGGTGTCCTCGATCTTGCCGCCCTTCTTAAGGTAGTCCTCGATCGGTTCAGCGGGGCACCGATATCCGACCTTGCCATCGGCGGTTCGGTAAGGTTGCCGGAGGTACCCGAGATCGCAAATGCGAGTGCGCGTCTCGTAGGTCGCCGGCTCGGAAACCGTTCCCGGCAGCTGGACCACCTTGAACGGAAATCCAGTCGGCGAAGCCAGCGCGTCGGTTCGCACGCACGCTGTGCCTGCGGCGCTTCGCTCCAAGACGGCCTTCTTGATCTCTGGCGCGATTCCCGACTCCTCGCAAAAGGCGAACAAGGTGCCGACCTGGACTCCCGTTGCGCCGGCCGCAACGGCTTGCTGAAGGCCTTCGGGGCACCCATACGAACCCGCCAGCCAAAACGGCACGCCCAGTTGCCGGATGGCGTCCAGGTCGGGGGCGTCCTTCGGGCCGTATATCGGCTGGGAGTGCTCGTCGAAGAAGGGAGTCCCACGAGGCGGGGCGTTGTGCCCTCCGGCGGTCGGACCCTCGACGATCAGACCATCAACGGGCGGCGTACATTTCCGCACCAACGTCAGCGCGAGCGCGGTCGAAGAGACGATGGCCAAGAACTTCGGCCTTGCGAGGCTGGTGACTCCTGCGGGCTGGAATTCCCCCGGATCAAAGGTGGAGTAGAACTCCTCGTTGGCTGCGGCGTCCGCCACGTCGATTCTGAGGCGCGTCCGCTCGAACCGGGCGAGCGAGTCGAGAGCCCCTGGAATCTGGCGGGGGATGCCCGCGCCCATCAGCACGTAATCGACGCCCGCGAGCATAGCGCCGAACAGCGAGGGCAAGGTAGGAAGCTGAATCTTCTCCAAAAGATTGATCCCCACCGCGCCTGCGTGGCCGCGCTTGGCGAGGTAGACCTCGACGAAGTTCGCAAGAACGGTCAATTCGGAAAGGGCGCTCGAAAACCGGATCGTGGGGATCGGTTTGGACTTGAACGCGTCGCGCGGTTTCTTTTCCTCCGAACTGAAGTAGCGGGCCCAAACCCGTTCGGCGATTTCGGGAATGGGGAAGGCGTCGAAGGCCGCGCGAAGGTGTCCGCCGACATCGCCCATCTGGAGCCTGCGGGCCAAAATGGTGTCTGCGCCAGTGCCGGAAACGACGCCCAACTGCCCCCGCATCGAAACCGCACGCGCCAGCCGCCAACTCGAAACGGCAGCCCCCATCCCACCTTGAATCACGATTGGAAGGGGCGTCGTCACTTGGAGCATCGAACCATTATGGTACCTACCAACCGGAGGGAACTGCGTCGGCAAACCTCAATTCTCGCTGAGGGTTCGTTTTTCGAGAAGGCGGGGTGATGCGGGCGGAGTGAGATGCGGGCAACGTGTCACGGGCCCAATTGCGACTTCACGTCCTGAATCTTGCGGACCAGCTTTTCCATGTGCCCCGAAAGGGACTTCACCGCCGCCAAATAGCCGTCCGCGTTCTTATTGTTCTGCGTCAATCGGAGGTAGCTGCGCCAAAACGTCTCGACATCGAGCCCGAAGTCCAAGACCGCTTTCGTCCCCGAAATTACCTTGCCGTACACCCCGGCGTATCGGATCGCCTGTTGGACTTCAGGGCGGCCGAAGGCGAAGGCGGCGCTGTTCATCGCTGTATCGATCACCTTTTCGTGGGTCGGAACGTCCGACGCCGCAGTATCCAAGGTCTCCACTGCCAGCTTCTTGGCCTTGAGGGCCTCGATGATCCTAGCGTCCCACTTGAGTTCGCCGATCTGGCGCGTACGCTCGGCCGCACGCACCTTCTTGCCCATTCGGCTCGTCGCTTTGGCGATGGCGTCCAGGCGTGCCTTGTGCGCAAGTTCGAGGGAGGAGATCGCGCCGTCGAGGGCCGCGACGCAGGTCTTCTTGGCTGAGGACCAGAGCGCGCCTACTGCGGCCGCCCTCCAACGAGCGGACTCCTTGTTCCCCTCCACGATTGACTTCTGAAGGGACCGGAGCGCCTCCTGAGTCCTTTGGACTTCGCCGCGCAAGGCATCGAGCTGGTCCTGGAGCCTCCGTCGCTCTTCTCGAACCTCTCGTATGCTGGTCGTCGCTTCTTCGATCAGCGTTGCGAGGTCGCCAACC
The genomic region above belongs to Candidatus Nitrosymbiomonas proteolyticus and contains:
- a CDS encoding 2-nitropropane dioxygenase — its product is MLQVTTPLPIVIQGGMGAAVSSWRLARAVSMRGQLGVVSGTGADTILARRLQMGDVGGHLRAAFDAFPIPEIAERVWARYFSSEEKKPRDAFKSKPIPTIRFSSALSELTVLANFVEVYLAKRGHAGAVGINLLEKIQLPTLPSLFGAMLAGVDYVLMGAGIPRQIPGALDSLARFERTRLRIDVADAAANEEFYSTFDPGEFQPAGVTSLARPKFLAIVSSTALALTLVRKCTPPVDGLIVEGPTAGGHNAPPRGTPFFDEHSQPIYGPKDAPDLDAIRQLGVPFWLAGSYGCPEGLQQAVAAGATGVQVGTLFAFCEESGIAPEIKKAVLERSAAGTACVRTDALASPTGFPFKVVQLPGTVSEPATYETRTRICDLGYLRQPYRTADGKVGYRCPAEPIEDYLKKGGKIEDTVGRKCICNGLIATVGMGQVRKGVAEPAIVTSGDDVVNVHLLLPPGRDSYSANDVLDYLLSSPK